The window ggtccattacagctttgtagagaacaggttgagcccttaggattgaaagtttatgtgggtgctaaggtattgaaaagtagacgtaaccaggcagtaccctatgagggatctcattctcaggtagagagaggctcagacgaggaaatggaggaggcagaagacattaggtatgtctttcgagatgctattcttgacgtccacgttcgtatagatgaggaagcaatgacgaacgcggccagacatagtatgtatgagcagtggaactccgagcaagtatacgaggattataggcgacaccaacacgatagctggttagttcatcagcaccaaatcatgagccagctatcatatcaggtaccaaataactatgtacctactcgacctgctcattttccgccacacagccccgatatccgaccaccctttaaccggtatgactataaccaagcctatcaaaacacctataaccaacaatggaacccacctgacgagatgaactggaacccatatccagactgatttagtttcatttggttatttatatgatttttatgtttttatctttttacttattcatgtttaaacttatgttattgaatatacttatgtaatctttatcatttttattattattgtgtactaatatttcacatttaggatttgaaagtgggatattaagtcccatttcaaattgtcatgcatgtttatatttgtatgtatgtatattgtaaattgtacaaaacagggtaaaacaacgcattttcaaagactggcattaagttcagcaaaagctactaattttgacgacaagatgacaaataaatgtgatgtaacaacagacggaatgaacaaatgatatgcaccatttatcattcagcaaacaaacgccaatatgtttggaaactttggtaaaatttaatcatttctacgctaatcaccctcaataatttaaattgttactgatttcttgcaaatgaggacattgcaagatcttaagtgtgggaaggggttaaattctttcggatttttaaaatttttatcttaaacacttggttaccattaaaaatactagtaacgtagtagttgtattagaatctagtgctctctgataataaagaatagccctagccttatatactgactacccaattctagtaaaatttttcaaaattttcaattaaatgaactcaaaatcatgtttatacatatttatgaacgataaaactaggtgttaacaccgaaattattgttacctcggaaaggacataaattgagaaacaaaccaaaatgttaaaattcatttaaaatggaatagaggacaataaaaatgaaaataaaagccaagtgtgggaaaaattaccaagttatcttaaacatatgtcacatatttctgtaacaaataattgaagatacttttgctttggactaaactaaactgttttacccgatgaaagaaaagaagagatggatctacacgataaatcaattccatcgttaaaaggaagtaaagtctttcgaaaaagaaacgcgcttcttgatttaggtcatgaagttgtcgtccagaccagctgtaggttgatgaaaaatctagaaaagtcatctctaaaatcagcaggaaatccacggacctcagcataaaacagagtcgccaagtggtcagatttatcctaaccatgagaaggatttatctcgtacaatggggggcaccgtgtaaattagcttgataagactaatgaatcagacccccagaaaggataatctccttaaaagatcaaaaatcagcttttaagactgatattactcaatcctagagattgaccttaaagattgagaattacaaactcatggaattcaatgatatctaaactcgagcttgaacgagaaaatattttgatcaaattataaactgatttgttttatgaaaacccattttcaatgcgttcattaccattgaacgtaaaatcctaggaattcacctggaattcattaggtcacctgaaccaaatcgggtgtcaaccgtaagaacggtagttgcatagcatggtcaaagacaggaccttgtgccagactggaaaattataagggtgagctttactattgctcctacaaaggatagtaattgcgtccgacacgttatagaccataattaaaagcatgtcaggggacattgccttaacagttgcttgttcaaagctttcctttacaaccggacggtagtttatcgaaaggtaatattcggagcaagtatactggacgtgttgctttcctaatacaaggttagcaagtgggtgacacaaaaccataagttttaagctaaaattttcaaatctaaaacccaccaaacccacaaaaagaatttgcaaacaccggtaaagggttattccggaaaacttatctagggtaaaagctagatttaattttcaaaaaaatcaaatgttttcataaagatccaatttcctaaaggatctaaattttcataagtcatgtgggactgtaaaccatatcgttactaccattgtttataccgccgtattgaaatcactgatgtacaaagtgcgaagaataaagaagtgattctagtatttcaagactatattgcttgaggacaagcaacgctcaagtgtgggaatatttgataatgctaaaaacgaacatatatttcatagcattatccctcaagaaagacaagcttttagttgcaattgttctatttacaagtgatattcgtttaaataataaaaggtgaagacaaaagacagattcgacgaattgaagacgcaaacgaccaaaaagctcaaaagtacaaaatacaatcaataagattccaattattgataagaaacgtctcaaaattacaagagtacaagattcaaaatgcaaagtacaagatattaaattgtacgcaaggacgttcgaaaatccggaaccgagaccagagtcaactctcaacgctcgacgcaacggactaaaaatttcaagtcaactatgtacatgaatataatataatatataattaattcttaaaattaatatatatattatattatatttaaaaaccgtcggcataaaaaaacaaagacttttgagcctccccagctggccatgcgatcgcatggccttgaagggcaaagcccatgcgatcgcatgagccctttttccaggcctgtcctataaagttcgcgagttttggacgcaaaaacacacatctttttcttctcctcattcagcgtataatatttatatttatattataattttaattttaatttataataataagggtgtgttagcgaatgttgtaagggtgtaagtcgaaattctgtccgtgtaacgctacgctatttttaatcattgtaagttatgttcaacctttttaatttaatgtctcgtagctaagttattattatgcttatttaatccgaagtaatcatgatgttgggctaaaaatattaaaattgggtaattgggctttgtaccataattggggtttggacaaaagaacgacacttgtggaaattagactatgggctattaatgggctttatatttgtttaactaaatgatagtttgttaatgttaatataaagatttacaattgggcgtccctataaataaccatttacactcgatcggacacgatgggcggggtatttatatgtacgaataatcgttcatttaaacggacacgggaatggattaatagccactagaattattaaaacaggggtgaaattatgtacaaggacacttggcataattgataacaaagtattaaaaccttgggttacactcagtcgacatcctggtgtaattattaaacaaagtattaaaatcttgttacagtttaagtccccaattagttggaatatttaacttcgggtataaggataatttgacgaggacactcgcactttatatttatgactgatggactgttatggacaaaaaccagacggacatattaaataatccaggacaaaggacaattaacccatgggcataaaactaaaatcaacacgtcaaacatcatgattacggaagtttaaataagcataattcttttatttcatatttaatttcctttattttatatttaattgcacttctaattatcgcacttttattttttgttattgtatttaattgcacttttaattatcgtactttttaattatcgcaagtttattttatcacacttttatttatcgcaatttcattatcgttatttactttacgctttaaattaagtcttttatttatttaatattttacatttggttttaactgcgactaaagttttaaaatcgacaaaccggtcattaaacggtaaaaacccccctttaaaataataatattacttatatatatattcgtatttttataaattaaactaatatagcgttaagctttgattaaaagattccctgtagaacgaaccggacttactaaaaactacactactgtacgattaggtacactgcctataagtgttgtagcaaggtttaagtatatccattcaataaataaatacatatcttgtgtaaaattgtatcgtatttaatagtatttccttgtaaaatataagctattttatatacacctctaagCATAtcaatataattagatttattatatagttaaatatataatacattaactaaataataaaagtgatacaaagtttatatacttagttaaattatgtcaaattatataaattaataatatattatttatttaagcgtacattgttgactaaaaattactattcggtcaatatttaattgtatataacaacccttaatacatatagtcaggcagataaccctagggttaattcactaaatttagaagtcgaaaagtgagggttgttacacatATACTCCAAACAATATTCAGCATCAGCGGTGAATCTAAAATGAAAATTTAAACGGGTCCTTAAATTTTATTCAAAACAAATTATATTTCAATAGTACTTTAATGGTTGTTTACCTATTAAAAAGCATAGAATTTAAACATATTTGAGGTCCTATAGTTAAATTTATTAGTGTCCTAAATAATTTGAGGTGTATATTGTACAAGAATTTGTAAACTAGTGTCACGGGACGCCGTTGCTTATAATCTAGGTTCGTCCATATTTAGCATGTTCTTTGAACGtttttgatcatatacatagcattgtatatgtatattttaagtgcTAAAGGCTAAAAACAGAAATTACGCGAAGAATACCTAAAAGGTTTGGAAGATCCGCTGAAAGTTGAGTTTGCGGATCAGATTGCGCATTAATAAAGATTGTGGATTCCTTCCGCTAAGTTAATGCGGATAATAGTTAATCCGCACACCGCGAATATTCTAAAAACTATAAATAGGgagtttggcctctcatttataggttgttgattctctgccatttactctagcctttgtaattttcacttgtgactttgcccaaggaacttttacattgtgttaaggtgaattatgctaatcaataatcaagaccgggtcggggtggttgatcacttgattgctaaagtgaaagacgatcatcagggcccaaaacaatCATCAACATCCCATTCCACCCCtataatctcattgcactcaatccttaattaagtaacattAATATAGGATTGATCAGTTTTAACAAGACTGCCAACTAAATGACGCTTTTATCTTTTTATTCATGATAAATTTGACTTGAAATTTTCAAGAAAAAATTTATTGAGACCAATTCGAAAGGTGAataataaattttatagttatcttttacatgtaaatgttttttttttttagacaaaatAGAAATATTTATGTAGACAAAGAAAAATTACACCGTTGATACCTGTGATTTTTTTACATTTGAATCATAACACCTAAACTTTGACTGCAGTTAAGTTGGAGTGCCAACCATAATAGTTAAACAAAATTGAAGTACAAATTACGCAATAAAAAAAGTTTAGATGATATGATGTAAATGTGAACAAATCACATGTATGTGTACCAACGGCGTAATTGTGTCCCAATAAAAATTCAGTATTAAAATACTTAGTCATCAGTCATCCCAACATCATCATTACATCATAAAAAGcataatgataaaattactaataattTAGATCCATATAGGGTAATTACTGCATTTTATAATCACCTAATTCGACAAATTTGTCTTTTCAAACCAAGGTTGTTTGACTAGCAAAATTTTCTTTAAAAAGCTCACTTATTAGCTATGACTTGACATCCACATTATTTTGATTAACCTAGATAGCCCACAACTGTGTTCAAGGTAATTTCTTCTTGCAATCTTTTTTTGTCGAAAAAATAAAAAGATATATAAGCAAAGAACTTTCATGATGAAAGAACCTACCAAATTGTGATAAAGTAAGGATTGTTTTATTGTAATGAACGCCTCTTATCAGATATCAACACACTTTGTTATGCCACAAGTTTATCCTTTTAGACCATTTACTACACACGACTACGAGACACACTCGttgcaccacaacaacaacaacgggCTCTGTAAGGCCGTTGTGGCTTCGTTCGTTGTGTTGTTGTGAGATGGGACGACGAGACACACAACGGTCGTGAAGACCAAATGGGCTGCTGTAATTGGTCGGTGAGTTTGACCAGTTTTACAAATTCCATACGTTGCAATATTtgaatttaataaaaaaataaataaaaaagaactAAATCTTCATTTCAATATATACACTATCTCATACATTTTTTTCTTAAACATTCTCTCATTCAACAATCATCCATTCATTTTTTTCTTAAACATTCCTCCATTTTCCAAACAATCAAAATGTCTTCATCGAAAATCCAAATAATCAATTCCTCAATAATCAAAACCTTCCATTTTTTATTAACGATTTCAGGTTTCCCCCCGGAACAAACATGTCGAATCTATTGGCGTTTGGGAAACCCAACGTTCAGGGTGTGGCAATCGGATCACCACTCTAAAATCCGAGCATTCAACGAAATTTATTTGAAAACCAACAATCAATTATGACGGTAGAACAACAATTCAATTATATGCAACAACAACAAGCTCAACATAGATcatggcaacaacaacaacaacaacaaaatcaacAACAAAGCGAGCAACAAATTGAGCGACAACAACCGAAAACTCAAAAAGAAACGGTTGAACGTGAGCCTTCTAATAAAAGGAGAAGTCACAAACGAAAGGAAAAAGGTATAAATTAATTTTTGTATacgtataattatttattatttatatctgtatttatatttatattcgttTATATGTATacttgtattatatttatattcgtatatatgtatatgtaaacagtaggtatatgtatgtaatatatcgTATGAATATGAACGACGAAAGTGATGCCGACGGTTGGAGATTTAACGCGTCAATCCCTAACATTTACCCAAAATCAGCAATCAATTTTAAAAAATCGGGATGGATAATCCTTCATCACGATTAGCAGATTCAAAGGGTGGAAACAACCGCATAAAGCAAGCAAAAATCGCTCAAAGCACAAAGAAAATCGTCGGAGTTTTAGTGGAGAAGATAAAATTAGGGCTAGAAAGTTAGTATGTGACAACCGAACCAAATGGGGATGATGAAAGGTCAGTAACCCCACGCTATAAGTggagataattaaaatgacagaattACCCTTTGAGAATATTAAAATGTAGTGAACAGTAAAACTCAAGTGTctaatgatatattattattatatttataatatgcaTATGTATGCAGGGGCGGACCAAAGAAGGGGTAGGGTGGGGCgtccgcccccagtggatttgcaatttttagtgcaaATTTTATCGATTTTTCAATTTTGCCtctggtgaatttttttttttccccaaacccttcgtattttgcccaaaattttcgtattttgcccaaaaaaacctccaaattttgctcaaaaactcaatattttgcctcaaaacctctataaaaaaaatcctttcgtatgtaaaaaaaaaaatcgccCCCGATGAAAAAATTTCCTGGCTCCGCCACTGTATGTATTTAATATATACAGtaggtatatgtatattaatatacatagtgtGTATATGTAAAACATTAATATATACCTATTTTGTTGTAGGGAAATAAAAGGCAATCACAAAAATTTGTTTCAAAACACCGTGAACAACAAAGAAATTGTTTGGTTGGCCAACAAGACGATATGTTTGGAGAAGATAGGTTTCCTCGACCACCCGGACGTGAACAATCAAGGAAAGCAGCTAGGAATTCTGCGTCTTCTGATGTCGGGACGTCTTCACGACGATCAACATCATCCAAATTGGATGAGTTCGTGGAAAACTACAACAAACGGAGTTCTTCATTAATGTCGATAAAAGAGGAGCCTCGGTTGAATTCAAAGACTACGTAGCCCTCCAATCAGCTATTTCGGGTATCGGTTTCTTGACCACATCAATCGAGAATATGAAAAACAAAAAAGGATGTCAAATGAGTGAACAAGTTTAAAATGCTTTTACGCAACAAGTTTAAGGAGTACATTGAGATATCGGATGACGAGAACGACGATGAAGACGAGTAGAAGTTCTTTCATTTTTTATGTACTTTTTTaagttttaaatttaaattatgtattttttttttttcgtttttagcattttaatttataaaatttgtgtgttttttaatttatatttacttatttatttaattataatatctaATATCTATTGTTTAAAAAAAGGAAAATAAACAATACATTTACCACATCTCTTCAGTCCCGCAACAGTGTCATGTCAGCAAAAATCCCCCTCACAGCACCACAACAATTGCTTTTAACGAACAGTGTCATGTCAGCAATAATTCCCTTCACAACACCACAACAATTGCTTTTAGCGTATGGAATGGTCTTATCTGGTAATGTATGCAGCCGCCATCGCAATTATCCTACCAGGAGGAGGCCATCATTGTGCATAGACAATGTGAAATACGTATTTAATATGATCCTCTCTTGATCCGCTGCAATTCATAAATTTGAGATCGAGAAACTTTTGGGTTGAACTTCTTGTCAATAGTAATCAGATTTATATAAAAACGGAAGAATAGTATATTCAAATTCACGCTACCTTGAACTTTGGGAAAAGATCAAGAAAATACTGATGCTAACAATTTCTCGTACCATTCGAATTCAACGGATAATTGATCTTGATATTTGCACGAAGTACAGGCAATTCTGATTTCTGTTGGTGTCTTAAAACTCGTGTGTATAGGGTCCAAATCGTCATTAATACACCCATTAGAAAATTAAAGTTCCAACTGAATTAAAACCCAGATTCATCTAAAAAGTTTACTtttttttcctaaaaaaaaaattcaatctcaATCATAGACCATTCTCCTGCAACAGTAAATTTACTTAGATAATTGAAAGAAGACCACAGTCAAGTAACGACTATTTAGACCGAAAATATCCCAGAACCAGAACTCAAAACACATGACTAACCAGTTCAGGAGAATAATGATGAACATGATTCCATCAAACAGATTAACGGATAGCTGGAAAGATCAACACCTGATTCTCAAAAGCAGTTGAAATGGcataaaatgataatataaaagataaaatcctAGTAGAACATTCAAGTTTAACATAACCGACACACAAACAAAAGTAAAATACCAATCTGAGGACAAATGTAAAAAGACCAGATTAACATAGTTCCAACACCATAAGCAAACGGACATCAAAAGTTACAAGTATTTAGCCACCTCATATTACTTGCATTCCCTTCCTAGCTTCTGCTGTCTTACGAAATCGGTATTGAAGCTGCAAACAGAATGCCAAAATAAACAGTAAAgttcaagaagaagaaaaaaatcaaAACCTAAAAGGAATCACAAGTCCTACCCAGGCAAAAGTTATCAGAATGGCTAAGCCCTGGCATGAAGACTAGATATTGTAGACCTCAATATCTGATCCCCCACTATTACTCTCAACTTCTTAATAAACTCTTCTCGACTTGTTTTTTTCCCCTTGAAAAATCACAAACATACACTAGTAAAAATACGCACCCAAAATACACGTAAATTTGATGCACGTGGCAAGGAAAAACATACCTTAAGAGACTCGTAAAAGATATGCACAAGCTTCATGTCATCTGGTGCTACTTTATCCGATATAGCTTCAAACAGCTTTGAAAAAGGCATCCAAGGAGAATTAGGAACCTTACAGGCGCTCGATACTACACCAGGGACATTCTCTATACACACATCACATAAGCCATGTTAAAGTTTGATTAACGGTAtttagtttttttattttattttattttttatttttaacaagGTATTGGGACAAACTACTACCAACCTTCAGTAATTGGAGACGTCTTGAAAGTGACAGCAAACTCTGGATAGATATGGGTATTCATATTCATGTTCCAAATAACATAACGGTTAGGATTTTGAAAATTATCAACTCCGCTATCAAAGGACTCGTCACTAGGATAAAATTGTTTAGATCCAGGTAAAATGACTTCCATATTTCCCAGTATAACACGGCATAACACCATGCACCTTACTCCTTTTTCGTCAACATCACTAATAGTAGCACTGAAACGAGAGTACAAGATTAAATTCTTACAAATAACATGTGAAAATAAAATTCAAATATACCAGATGTAAAACAATAGAAAATGCTGACAGTTCCCGAATGTGAAGACTGAAAAGTGTAATGTCAGCACTTGATTGTACATTCATCATCTCAAATCATCGTTCACAACGAAGAAAAAGTATAGCTTATTTATACCTGTTGTGGGCAGAGTCGACAGCTGTAAGATGGACCCCATACCCATACCTTCCAAGTTGTGGGCCGTCAGGCCCAAGCCCATTAACCAGAGTACTACAAGTTGCACCTTTAAGAGATGCAAACCAAGCATATTTCACATTTGCATTTCCACGAAGCTTTTGTGTAATTTCAACTTGCTTCTGAAAAAGCTCGAGCCTCGCATCCATAATACTACCAGAGCATTTCTCCACATCGATTATATCAACCTTTGAGGCTAAATTAAAGCTTTTCATGAACATATTTTTAACCATTTCTGTGTCCATACTTTTGAAGTATGTTGGAGATGCATCTTCATCACTCTGTTGCATGTTCTCAAAATGTTGATCAGCTTTTGCAGTTAATTGATTGCAATTATCATTTATACTGTAATCAAGAATATTTTTGTGACCTTCATCCAAATCAACTTTGACCCGCTTAACATTTGACTCGTGGACATTTGACTCGTCCATGCATTCCTCAAAGTTATTAGTATTTAGTCCATTTAGTTCAATCTCAACACGTAACTTAATTTCAGTAGTCATAGAAGAGTCTAATTCAGCAAATTCGGGCTTATTGCGTTGATGACTTTCATAACTAGAATGTGTTTCAGGAAAAAAACAGCTACCTTTGTCATCAATCCATGCTATCGGTTTCTGTGCGCCAGTTTTCAGGTCAACTTCAGTCATATGTAACATATCTAACATTAGATGGCGCCCGTTATACTTCAATTCAATTGATGCCTTCTTTGCATTGAAATCTTCCTTGACCAAGTCAAGGACATTTTGGGAATAATCATTCCATTGGCCATTTTGAGAAAAAAGCAAACGTTGTGCTGGCCCACTTCTCATAAAATTTGAGTAGTTTTTCAGGTAAGTTCTGTTAGAGGATTTGCAGCTTTCATCTCTCTTTCTTTTCCCAGATTTGTTCAGTAATGGAGAAAAGATAGGCCTTGCAGTTATAGCACGATTGCTAGTTTTACCAATTTGAGATGCTCGTTTCCTCTTTGAATCGATAAAAAACGTATTACCGACATCTGATGCTTTAACCCACTTTGACGACattttccaaaaaaaaaacaaattgtATTTACTCGGGACTACCTAAAAATCACCTAGCTGAAGTAATGTACAATACTCAAAACGAGGGGTCGAAGAAATAACTGGTCCTGCGTAAGAAACACAAGTAACAACACAAGTAACAATCAGTTAATTGAAATAACAACAATAGATAATATTAAAAtgcatgcaaaaaaaaaaaataaaaaaaataagcctTACCCACATTTGAAAAGTGTTTCTTTTTTTAATAGTTATTACTCTATTTTATTCCTGAGAACAAAATAATAAGTATAACAGTATAGATGTTTTAAGAGCATTTATCTAATGTAACACGAAGGAATGCATGGAACACCAACATTATTATGCGGACCTATTAACAATACATCAGCTAATATAACCTAAAGTGATATCAGGTGTTCCATcttatatacggagtattatttgaAATAATCGGTTCAATTTTTTAATTACAAAAAGAGAGAAACCCATATAGATATGGCAAAGTAGTTGGACATTCAAAGATCATAACACAAACTGATATACTGATAGGACAGCTTGCTTTCAAGACACATGTGATTCCATACTATACATGAAAATTTATACTATACAGCTTGTGTATGCATATAGAAAATAATACTGCAAGTAACTAGGAGTGTTCATCGGTT of the Rutidosis leptorrhynchoides isolate AG116_Rl617_1_P2 chromosome 5, CSIRO_AGI_Rlap_v1, whole genome shotgun sequence genome contains:
- the LOC139846913 gene encoding inactive poly [ADP-ribose] polymerase RCD1-like is translated as MSSKWVKASDVGNTFFIDSKRKRASQIGKTSNRAITARPIFSPLLNKSGKRKRDESCKSSNRTYLKNYSNFMRSGPAQRLLFSQNGQWNDYSQNVLDLVKEDFNAKKASIELKYNGRHLMLDMLHMTEVDLKTGAQKPIAWIDDKGSCFFPETHSSYESHQRNKPEFAELDSSMTTEIKLRVEIELNGLNTNNFEECMDESNVHESNVKRVKVDLDEGHKNILDYSINDNCNQLTAKADQHFENMQQSDEDASPTYFKSMDTEMVKNMFMKSFNLASKVDIIDVEKCSGSIMDARLELFQKQVEITQKLRGNANVKYAWFASLKGATCSTLVNGLGPDGPQLGRYGYGVHLTAVDSAHNSATISDVDEKGVRCMVLCRVILGNMEVILPGSKQFYPSDESFDSGVDNFQNPNRYVIWNMNMNTHIYPEFAVTFKTSPITEENVPGVVSSACKVPNSPWMPFSKLFEAISDKVAPDDMKLVHIFYESLKGKKTSREEFIKKLRVIVGDQILRSTISSLHARA